In a genomic window of Glaciimonas sp. PCH181:
- a CDS encoding YkgJ family cysteine cluster protein: MTQTMQKIRFFRTHIPAFECVPGCHDCCGPVKASSEEIARLPYKSDAEHDIALADLSCPHLGDNGCQVYEDRPLICRLFGTTPRLVCPNGRRPEAMIDTRIEAKIDQFFREVRHVLV, from the coding sequence ATGACACAAACCATGCAAAAAATAAGATTTTTTCGCACGCATATTCCCGCGTTTGAATGCGTTCCCGGCTGCCACGATTGCTGTGGGCCGGTCAAAGCGTCCTCCGAGGAAATTGCGAGATTGCCATACAAAAGTGATGCTGAACATGACATCGCGCTAGCCGATTTAAGTTGTCCGCATCTGGGCGATAACGGTTGTCAGGTCTATGAAGACCGGCCTTTGATTTGTCGTCTATTCGGCACCACGCCGCGATTGGTATGCCCGAATGGCAGGCGGCCAGAGGCAATGATCGATACCCGAATTGAAGCTAAAATCGATCAATTTTTTCGAGAAGTCCGGCACGTGTTGGTTTGA
- a CDS encoding glycogen/starch synthase — translation MRARVLLVTSEAIPLAKTGGLADVITALTDTLRKQGVDASILMPGYPSALQIAQNRNAYCEWLLSISISIKKKRKRFVGVGCQD, via the coding sequence GTGAGAGCACGCGTCTTACTTGTTACCTCAGAAGCGATTCCATTGGCAAAAACCGGCGGGCTGGCAGATGTCATTACTGCGTTGACGGATACGCTACGCAAGCAAGGTGTAGATGCCAGTATCTTAATGCCCGGTTATCCATCTGCGTTGCAGATTGCCCAAAATCGTAATGCGTATTGCGAGTGGTTGCTCAGCATCAGCATTTCTATCAAGAAAAAAAGAAAGCGGTTTGTAGGTGTTGGCTGTCAGGACTGA
- a CDS encoding alpha/beta hydrolase: MDAEAVIANEKNDETAEPDQVIRAILVHGMGRTPLSMLILGARLRAAGLRPIVFGYSAAFERWHPCVTRLHQFITRNTKGQRYVVIGHSLGCVLLLAVLPTLAQQPEACFFLAPPMQASRMARTFARWRLFQLMTGEMGQLLTQREWIAELPMPTIPTTIYAGTAGPRGRWSPFGDELNDGILTVAETQLGDIPLVVVPSIHTTIMNSRRISDDIIATVKRNT; the protein is encoded by the coding sequence ATGGATGCCGAAGCCGTCATCGCCAACGAAAAAAACGATGAAACTGCCGAACCCGATCAGGTCATCCGCGCCATCCTGGTTCATGGCATGGGCCGCACGCCGCTGTCGATGCTGATTCTTGGGGCACGCTTGCGGGCCGCCGGTCTGCGTCCTATCGTATTTGGCTATTCGGCGGCCTTCGAGCGCTGGCATCCTTGCGTAACAAGGCTGCATCAATTTATTACCCGCAATACCAAAGGTCAGCGTTACGTCGTCATTGGGCATTCACTCGGTTGTGTGTTGTTGCTGGCGGTGTTGCCGACATTGGCGCAACAACCGGAAGCCTGTTTTTTTCTGGCCCCACCGATGCAAGCGAGTCGGATGGCGCGCACTTTTGCGCGTTGGCGTTTATTTCAGTTGATGACGGGCGAGATGGGTCAACTTCTGACGCAGCGCGAATGGATTGCCGAGTTACCGATGCCTACTATTCCCACCACCATTTATGCCGGAACCGCAGGCCCGCGCGGTCGCTGGTCGCCATTTGGCGATGAGCTGAATGACGGTATCCTGACCGTTGCTGAAACCCAATTGGGAGACATTCCTTTGGTCGTGGTGCCGTCGATTCACACCACGATCATGAACTCGCGCCGCATCAGTGACGATATTATCGCGACCGTAAAAAGAAATACTTGA
- a CDS encoding DUF421 domain-containing protein, translated as MAILGTLFGISSDLNALHMSARAFVIFVLTLVLLRVGGRRSLGHRSAFDLCITVLLGAVLSRAIVGASPFVPTLCAGVVIVVLHRLIGLLSIWSPLLDKLVSGSARVLVMRGKIDRHQMREGLITNTDLREAIHKKTGSTDIDSAEKVVLERNGEITVIPVDQRSSHNNDQPQ; from the coding sequence ATGGCTATCTTGGGAACATTGTTTGGTATATCCAGTGACCTGAACGCACTCCACATGTCAGCAAGAGCATTCGTTATTTTTGTGCTGACGCTGGTCCTGCTGCGCGTTGGCGGCAGGCGCTCTCTCGGTCATCGAAGTGCGTTCGATTTATGCATTACGGTGCTTCTGGGCGCAGTGCTCAGTCGCGCCATCGTCGGTGCATCACCATTTGTCCCCACGCTATGCGCCGGTGTTGTGATCGTGGTTCTGCACCGCCTCATCGGTCTGCTGAGCATTTGGTCGCCGCTGTTAGACAAACTGGTCAGCGGATCGGCCCGAGTGCTGGTCATGCGAGGAAAAATTGATCGGCATCAAATGCGCGAAGGCCTGATCACCAATACTGACTTACGCGAGGCTATACATAAGAAAACCGGAAGCACCGATATCGACAGCGCAGAAAAAGTCGTGCTGGAGCGCAATGGTGAAATTACCGTTATTCCAGTCGATCAAAGATCATCACATAATAACGACCAGCCCCAATGA
- the ntrC gene encoding nitrogen regulation protein NR(I) — MKPIWIVDDDESIRWVLEKALARENLVTRSFSNARDAMDALQTSTPQVLVSDIRMPGASGLELLQTIKAQHPGIPVIIITAFSDLDSAVAAFQGGAFEYLAKPFDLEKAVELIRRALEESLREINVEQATAETPEILGQAPAMQDVFRAIGRLSQSHVTVLITGESGTGKELVARALHKHSPRASQPFIALNTAAIPKDLLESELFGHERGAFTGAQASRRGRFEQAEGGTLFLDEIGDMPFDLQTRLLRVLSDGHFYRVGGHQSMKANVRVIAATHQNLETRVREGLFREDLYHRLNVIRLRLPSLRERREDIPILTRHFLSQSAKQLGVESKRVSDGAMRFISGLDLPGNVRQLENLCNWITVMAPGQTVEIKDLPQELLEQNERPLSGDTISSSHPINVAAPGSTAFDSHSSPHATTAGHDETRRSVESSEAGSFMTGADGRTWITLLEAEAATMLTSGDTDVMDVLGRQFESALIKIALKHTHGRKNDAAIRLGIGRNTITRKIQELGIAGAKDD; from the coding sequence ATGAAACCAATCTGGATTGTTGACGACGACGAATCAATACGATGGGTGCTTGAAAAAGCCCTGGCACGTGAAAACCTGGTTACCAGAAGTTTTTCAAATGCACGCGATGCGATGGATGCATTGCAAACCAGTACACCGCAAGTATTGGTGTCCGACATCCGCATGCCTGGGGCCTCCGGACTAGAATTGTTGCAAACAATTAAAGCGCAGCACCCTGGCATTCCAGTCATCATTATTACTGCATTTTCTGATCTTGATTCTGCTGTCGCGGCGTTTCAGGGCGGTGCTTTTGAGTATCTTGCCAAGCCCTTTGATCTGGAAAAAGCGGTCGAACTTATTCGCCGTGCGCTAGAAGAAAGTCTGCGTGAAATCAATGTCGAACAAGCCACTGCCGAGACGCCGGAAATACTCGGTCAGGCTCCGGCAATGCAAGATGTTTTTCGCGCTATCGGAAGGCTATCTCAATCGCATGTCACGGTGCTGATCACCGGCGAATCAGGCACGGGAAAAGAACTCGTTGCACGCGCTTTACACAAGCACAGCCCACGCGCATCGCAACCTTTTATCGCATTAAACACCGCGGCGATTCCAAAAGATTTACTTGAGTCAGAATTGTTCGGTCATGAGCGCGGCGCGTTCACCGGCGCGCAAGCATCCCGACGCGGTCGCTTTGAACAAGCCGAAGGCGGCACGTTGTTTCTGGATGAAATTGGCGATATGCCATTTGATTTGCAGACACGTTTATTGCGGGTTTTGTCGGATGGACATTTTTATCGCGTCGGCGGTCATCAATCGATGAAAGCCAACGTTCGTGTAATTGCCGCTACCCATCAAAATCTGGAAACGCGCGTTCGCGAAGGCCTGTTCCGCGAAGACTTGTATCACCGCTTAAATGTTATTCGCCTGCGCTTGCCTAGTCTGCGTGAACGGCGCGAAGATATTCCAATTCTAACGCGCCATTTTCTCAGTCAAAGTGCCAAACAACTGGGCGTAGAAAGCAAGCGCGTCTCCGATGGTGCAATGCGTTTTATCAGCGGCCTGGATTTGCCCGGCAACGTGCGGCAACTAGAAAACCTCTGCAACTGGATCACCGTGATGGCCCCCGGACAAACGGTGGAAATCAAGGATCTGCCGCAAGAACTGCTCGAACAAAACGAGCGGCCATTAAGCGGTGATACGATCAGCTCCAGCCACCCAATCAATGTGGCCGCACCGGGATCGACAGCGTTCGATTCGCATTCTTCGCCACACGCGACGACTGCCGGTCACGACGAAACACGACGTTCGGTTGAGTCATCCGAAGCGGGGTCATTCATGACCGGTGCCGATGGTCGCACCTGGATTACGCTGCTGGAAGCCGAAGCTGCCACCATGTTGACCAGCGGTGACACCGATGTCATGGACGTGCTGGGACGGCAGTTCGAATCCGCGCTCATTAAAATTGCCCTGAAACATACGCATGGCCGTAAAAACGATGCGGCTATCCGACTCGGCATCGGCCGTAATACCATCACCCGCAAGATTCAGGAATTGGGGATAGCTGGCGCAAAGGATGATTAA
- a CDS encoding arsinothricin resistance N-acetyltransferase ArsN1 family B produces MTYIIRPATPSDAATICDIYNPYVLNTAITFETIPVTPPEMAQRITDITALFPWLVCIEKTTEGEQILGYAYATKWRTRAAYAHSVESSVYLSDAAGGKGLGTLLYKALLAELRKLSVHAVIGGIALPNPGSIALHEKMGFEKVGVFREVGKKTDTWLDVGYWQMFL; encoded by the coding sequence ATGACTTATATCATTCGTCCCGCGACGCCCAGCGACGCAGCAACTATCTGTGACATTTATAATCCTTACGTCCTGAATACCGCGATTACTTTTGAAACAATTCCTGTGACGCCACCTGAAATGGCGCAGCGTATTACCGACATTACGGCGCTGTTTCCATGGCTAGTCTGCATTGAAAAAACTACTGAGGGCGAGCAGATTCTTGGCTACGCTTACGCTACCAAATGGCGGACGCGGGCGGCCTATGCGCATTCGGTGGAAAGCTCGGTTTATTTGTCCGATGCGGCTGGTGGAAAAGGTCTTGGTACGCTGCTATACAAGGCGTTGTTGGCGGAACTCCGCAAGTTGTCGGTGCATGCCGTCATCGGCGGTATCGCTTTACCGAATCCCGGCAGCATCGCGCTGCACGAAAAAATGGGATTTGAAAAGGTCGGCGTGTTCCGTGAAGTTGGCAAAAAAACCGATACCTGGCTGGATGTCGGTTACTGGCAAATGTTTCTGTGA
- a CDS encoding glutathione S-transferase produces the protein MSAAISHVSTAATLYTFRRCPYAIRARLAVKVSGVAVNMHEVSLRNKPQSMLDCSPKGTVPVLQLLDGTVIEESLDIMRWALAINDPQGWLDQHGALSAEAAALIAINDGVFKQNLDRYKYAERFPAFPAHYYREQGSLFLTTLNNRLALHHHLMRDQISFADIAIFPFVRQFAHVDKEWFYANPSPHAHVMRWLDDLLASPLFLAVMEKTPSSGT, from the coding sequence ATGAGTGCAGCGATTTCTCATGTGAGCACTGCCGCGACGCTATATACGTTTCGCCGCTGCCCGTATGCCATTCGCGCCCGGCTGGCAGTCAAGGTCAGCGGCGTTGCCGTAAATATGCATGAGGTCAGCCTGCGCAATAAACCACAGAGTATGCTGGATTGTTCGCCGAAAGGAACGGTGCCGGTCTTGCAATTACTGGATGGTACCGTGATCGAAGAAAGTCTCGACATCATGCGGTGGGCGCTGGCGATCAATGATCCGCAAGGGTGGCTGGATCAACATGGCGCATTATCGGCAGAAGCGGCTGCGTTAATTGCAATTAATGATGGGGTGTTTAAACAGAACCTCGATCGCTATAAATATGCAGAACGCTTTCCCGCATTTCCCGCGCATTATTATCGCGAACAGGGCAGTTTATTTCTCACAACGTTAAACAATCGTTTGGCCTTGCATCACCATTTAATGCGCGATCAGATCAGCTTTGCGGACATCGCCATATTTCCGTTTGTACGACAATTTGCGCACGTTGATAAAGAATGGTTTTACGCTAATCCCAGTCCGCATGCGCACGTGATGCGTTGGCTCGACGACTTGCTGGCATCGCCATTGTTTCTCGCAGTGATGGAAAAAACGCCATCGTCGGGAACTTAA
- a CDS encoding RluA family pseudouridine synthase, with protein MSGPNGQGHPPSPLPIVDGVAPSYVWLPAGDWPDMLTFLVERFPAINSATWIARMAQGEVVDDAGVRLTPQAPYRHGCRLYYYRALEAETPIPFEETILYQNERLLVVDKPHFLPVIPAGRFLHETLLVRLKKKTGLTALTPIHRLDRETAGVMIFSVDIASRGAYQSLFQQRLVDKVYEALAPTMPELTFPLVHRSRMVEGTPFFRMQEVAGEANSETLIDLIEQRQQHSLYRLSPLTGKKHQLRVHMASLGMPIINDIFYPDNRPCKGDDWSSPLKLLAKSIAFEDPVTGERLRFETGLTL; from the coding sequence ATGAGTGGGCCTAACGGGCAGGGTCATCCGCCATCGCCGCTGCCGATTGTCGATGGCGTGGCGCCCAGTTATGTCTGGCTGCCAGCGGGAGATTGGCCGGATATGCTGACATTTTTGGTGGAGCGTTTTCCGGCGATCAATAGCGCCACCTGGATTGCGCGGATGGCGCAGGGCGAAGTGGTGGATGACGCTGGCGTGCGACTCACACCGCAAGCACCTTACCGGCACGGCTGCCGTCTTTATTATTATCGTGCGCTGGAAGCGGAAACCCCGATTCCTTTTGAAGAAACGATTCTGTATCAGAACGAACGTTTACTAGTAGTCGATAAACCCCATTTTTTGCCTGTCATTCCGGCGGGACGATTTTTGCATGAAACCTTGCTGGTGCGGCTTAAAAAGAAGACCGGCCTGACAGCGCTAACGCCGATTCACCGGCTTGATCGCGAAACCGCAGGCGTGATGATTTTTTCGGTAGATATCGCCAGCCGGGGCGCGTATCAATCGCTGTTTCAGCAGCGTCTGGTGGATAAGGTTTATGAGGCGCTGGCCCCGACTATGCCGGAGTTGACTTTCCCATTGGTGCATCGCAGCCGAATGGTCGAGGGCACGCCGTTTTTTCGGATGCAGGAAGTGGCGGGCGAAGCGAATTCTGAGACCCTGATTGATCTGATTGAGCAGCGCCAGCAGCATAGTCTGTATCGCTTAAGCCCGTTGACCGGCAAAAAGCACCAGTTACGCGTGCATATGGCGTCACTTGGCATGCCGATCATCAACGATATTTTTTATCCTGATAACAGGCCATGCAAGGGGGACGACTGGTCATCGCCGCTGAAGTTGTTGGCGAAATCGATTGCATTCGAAGACCCGGTAACCGGTGAGCGCTTACGCTTTGAAACTGGTCTGACCCTCTAA
- a CDS encoding metallophosphoesterase family protein, translated as MQLAILSDLHLTVADMAAPVTNADVVILAGDIARPQQAIAWASQFSVPVIYVPGNHEYYGGSLTGTLASLRALAAGTNVHILEKDDIILDGVRFLGCTLWTDFRLSSTSEEREAAINMASELVRDFSRIKMDEVNDALFTPLMSRQIFDASLTWLEQKFAQPFSGTTVVVSHHAPTTSSIHPRYAGSPLNACFVSDIAERLAEWSPALWVHGHLHDSSDYQVKNTRVVCNSRGYARDGTPENPLFDPNLLIAI; from the coding sequence ATGCAACTTGCTATCTTGTCCGATTTGCACCTTACCGTCGCCGACATGGCCGCGCCTGTCACCAATGCCGATGTGGTGATTTTGGCAGGCGATATTGCCCGCCCACAGCAGGCAATCGCCTGGGCCAGCCAGTTCAGCGTCCCGGTAATCTATGTTCCCGGCAATCACGAATATTACGGCGGCAGTCTGACCGGCACGCTGGCTTCTTTGCGTGCATTGGCGGCTGGCACCAACGTGCATATTCTGGAGAAGGACGATATTATTCTGGATGGCGTACGCTTTCTTGGTTGCACGTTATGGACAGATTTTCGCTTATCATCAACTTCTGAAGAGCGTGAAGCCGCGATTAACATGGCCAGCGAATTGGTCCGCGATTTCAGTCGAATCAAAATGGATGAGGTTAACGATGCGTTATTTACGCCGCTGATGTCGCGACAGATTTTTGATGCATCACTCACGTGGCTGGAACAAAAATTTGCGCAGCCTTTTAGTGGCACTACCGTGGTCGTTTCGCATCATGCACCAACCACCAGCAGCATCCATCCGCGCTACGCCGGGTCGCCTCTTAATGCATGTTTTGTTTCCGATATCGCAGAAAGATTAGCCGAATGGTCGCCTGCATTATGGGTACACGGGCACCTACATGACAGCTCGGATTATCAGGTAAAAAACACCCGCGTTGTCTGCAATTCACGTGGTTATGCGCGTGACGGTACGCCAGAAAATCCCTTGTTCGATCCCAATCTATTGATCGCGATATGA
- a CDS encoding bifunctional 2-methylcitrate dehydratase/aconitate hydratase has translation MSAPISNVRPKYDKVLVDIVDYVTKYKIVSKVAYDTARNCLIDTLGCGLEALEYPACKKLMGPIVPGTVVPNGAKVPGTQFQLDPIQAAFNIGMMIRWLDFNDTWLAAEWGHPSDNLGGILATADWLSRNAVAAGKKPLTMKDVLTGMIKAHEIQGCIALENSFNKVGLDHVVLVKVASTAVVSEMLGLSREETLNAVSLAWVDGQALRTYRHSPNTGSRKSWAAGDATSRAVRLALMAKTGEMGYPSVLTAKTWGFYDVLFKGQPFKFQRKYASYVMENILFKISFPAEFHAQTAVEAGMTLHQQLAKAGKSVEDIQKITIRTHEACIRIIDKQGPLNNPADRDHCIQYMVAVPLIYGRLTASDYEDHIAADKRIDILRNKIVCVEDAGFTRDYHDPEKRSIANALTVEFKDGKPLKEVVVAYPIGHARRRKEGIPLLEEKFKINLARQFPLRQQQKILEVSLDQKKLEAMAVNAYMDLYVI, from the coding sequence ATGTCAGCGCCTATTTCCAACGTTCGCCCAAAATACGACAAGGTGCTAGTCGATATTGTTGATTACGTCACCAAATACAAAATTGTCTCGAAAGTAGCCTACGACACTGCGCGTAACTGTCTGATCGATACGCTGGGTTGTGGTTTGGAGGCGTTGGAATATCCTGCTTGCAAAAAATTGATGGGGCCTATCGTGCCGGGAACGGTCGTGCCGAACGGTGCCAAAGTACCGGGCACGCAGTTTCAGCTGGATCCCATTCAGGCGGCGTTCAATATCGGCATGATGATCCGCTGGCTGGATTTTAACGATACATGGCTGGCTGCTGAGTGGGGCCATCCTTCCGACAATCTGGGCGGCATTCTGGCAACTGCCGACTGGCTATCGCGCAACGCGGTTGCTGCTGGCAAAAAGCCGTTGACTATGAAAGACGTGTTGACCGGTATGATCAAGGCGCACGAAATTCAAGGGTGTATCGCGCTGGAAAATTCATTCAATAAAGTCGGTCTGGATCACGTTGTGTTGGTTAAGGTTGCCTCGACTGCGGTGGTGTCCGAAATGCTGGGTTTGAGCCGCGAAGAAACATTGAATGCGGTATCGCTGGCGTGGGTCGATGGACAAGCGCTGCGGACTTATCGCCATTCACCGAATACCGGCTCGCGCAAATCGTGGGCTGCAGGCGATGCAACTTCGCGCGCTGTGCGTCTGGCACTCATGGCAAAGACTGGCGAGATGGGTTATCCATCGGTATTAACGGCCAAGACCTGGGGTTTTTACGACGTGTTATTTAAAGGCCAGCCTTTCAAATTTCAGCGAAAATATGCTTCGTATGTGATGGAAAATATCTTATTCAAGATTTCTTTTCCCGCTGAGTTCCACGCGCAAACAGCGGTTGAGGCTGGCATGACCTTGCATCAGCAACTGGCTAAAGCCGGTAAGTCTGTCGAGGATATCCAAAAGATCACGATCAGAACGCACGAAGCCTGTATCCGCATCATCGACAAACAAGGTCCGCTGAACAATCCCGCTGACCGCGATCATTGCATTCAGTACATGGTTGCGGTGCCGCTGATTTATGGGCGTCTGACGGCGAGCGATTATGAGGACCATATCGCTGCTGATAAACGTATCGATATTTTGCGTAACAAGATCGTCTGCGTGGAAGATGCCGGGTTCACCAGGGATTATCATGATCCTGAGAAACGTTCGATTGCGAATGCGTTGACGGTTGAATTTAAAGACGGCAAGCCGTTGAAAGAAGTCGTAGTGGCGTATCCGATTGGACATGCGCGACGTCGCAAAGAAGGGATTCCGCTGCTGGAAGAAAAATTCAAGATCAATCTGGCGCGTCAGTTCCCGCTCAGGCAGCAGCAAAAAATTCTGGAAGTGTCGCTGGATCAGAAAAAGCTAGAGGCAATGGCGGTAAATGCGTACATGGATTTGTACGTTATTTAA
- a CDS encoding SDR family oxidoreductase, with product MSDATSASPQQEQQPGIQAQMQPQPTSEPRADPSGKMARKIAFITGGDSGIGRAVALAFAKEGARVAIGYYDEHEDALETQRLIVEEGGECLLIAGDIGSEDFCRDAIKSVIAEYGRLDVLVNNAAQQYPTENIEDISQVQLEKTFRTNIFSMFYLVKAALPYLTAGARIINTASVTAYRGSPHLLDYAATKGAIVAFTRSLAQKLVKREIHVNAVAPGPVWTPLISATFSEEKIRKFGKETPMERPGQPDEIAPSYVFLATEGASYMTGQVLHPNGGEIING from the coding sequence ATGTCTGACGCTACCTCTGCCTCTCCGCAGCAGGAACAACAACCGGGCATTCAAGCCCAGATGCAGCCGCAACCAACGTCCGAACCACGTGCGGACCCTTCAGGAAAAATGGCCCGTAAAATTGCCTTTATCACGGGCGGTGACAGCGGCATCGGACGGGCTGTCGCGCTGGCCTTCGCAAAAGAGGGCGCGCGCGTGGCAATCGGTTATTACGATGAACACGAGGATGCGCTGGAAACGCAACGTCTGATCGTTGAAGAAGGTGGTGAATGTCTTTTGATCGCGGGTGATATCGGTTCTGAAGATTTCTGCAGAGACGCTATAAAATCGGTGATTGCCGAATACGGAAGATTGGATGTCTTGGTCAACAATGCAGCGCAGCAATATCCTACGGAAAACATCGAGGATATTTCGCAAGTGCAGCTGGAAAAAACCTTCAGGACGAATATATTTTCGATGTTTTATCTGGTGAAAGCGGCTTTACCTTATTTAACTGCAGGTGCACGGATTATCAACACAGCGTCTGTCACCGCCTATCGCGGCAGCCCGCACTTGCTGGATTATGCAGCGACCAAAGGGGCGATTGTCGCGTTTACCCGGTCATTGGCACAGAAGCTGGTTAAGCGTGAAATTCACGTAAATGCGGTTGCGCCGGGACCGGTGTGGACGCCTTTAATTTCGGCGACTTTTTCGGAAGAAAAAATCAGAAAATTTGGTAAAGAGACGCCAATGGAAAGACCAGGACAACCTGATGAAATTGCGCCTTCCTACGTGTTTTTGGCAACTGAAGGAGCCTCGTATATGACGGGGCAGGTATTGCATCCGAATGGCGGAGAGATTATCAATGGGTAG
- a CDS encoding propionate--CoA ligase gives MSYASLYQRSVDDPEVFWAEQARRIDWHQPYTRVLDYSKPPFTKWFVGGTTNLCHNAVDRWVATRGDQAALIAISTETNTERVYTYRDLLAEVNRAAATLQALGVGQGDRVLIYMPMIAEAAFVMLACARIGAIHSVVFGGFASHSLATRIDDVKPTLIVSADAGSRGGKVVPYKDLLDEAIKLSPHKPAHVLLVNRGLAEMPLTVGRDVDYAEQRALHMDAHVPVVWLESNALSYVLYTSGTTGKPKGVQRDVGGQAVALAASIDYIFCGKAGGTFFSTSDIGWVVGHSYIVYGPLIAGMATIMYEGLPISPDGGIWWSIVEKYKVTQMFSAPTAIRVLKKQPPELLQKYDVSSLQALYLAGEPLDETTSSWISGALGVPVFDNYWQTESGWPMMTIAKNIEDKPTRLGSPGVPMYGYKIQLVNENTGDLCAANEKGVLVVEGPLPPGCLQTIYGDDDRYVSTYWSNFERQVYSTFDWGIRDDDGYYFILGRTDDVINVAGHRLGTREIEESISSHANVSEVAVVGIEDKLKGQVAVAFVILKDASVLSDEAARAKMEKEIMGVVDKQIGAVGRPARVYFVSLLPKTRSGKLLRRSIQAICEGRDPGDLTTIEDPSSLQQIRGALAV, from the coding sequence ATGAGTTACGCCAGCCTATATCAACGTTCCGTTGACGATCCAGAAGTTTTTTGGGCCGAACAAGCCAGAAGAATTGACTGGCATCAACCTTATACCCGGGTTCTCGATTACAGCAAGCCGCCTTTTACCAAATGGTTTGTCGGCGGCACCACTAATTTGTGTCACAACGCGGTGGATCGCTGGGTAGCGACACGCGGCGATCAAGCCGCATTGATCGCCATTTCGACCGAAACCAATACCGAACGCGTCTATACCTATCGCGATTTGCTGGCAGAGGTGAATCGTGCTGCAGCGACGTTGCAAGCGCTGGGCGTCGGGCAGGGCGACCGGGTATTGATTTACATGCCGATGATTGCCGAAGCTGCTTTTGTCATGCTGGCCTGCGCTCGGATTGGCGCGATTCATTCAGTGGTTTTTGGTGGTTTTGCCTCGCATAGTCTGGCGACGCGGATTGACGACGTTAAACCGACGTTAATCGTCTCGGCCGATGCGGGTTCACGTGGCGGCAAGGTGGTGCCTTACAAAGATTTGCTGGACGAGGCGATCAAATTGTCCCCGCATAAACCGGCGCATGTATTGCTGGTGAATCGCGGTCTGGCCGAGATGCCATTGACTGTCGGGCGGGATGTGGATTACGCGGAACAACGCGCGCTGCATATGGATGCGCACGTGCCAGTGGTCTGGCTAGAATCGAATGCGCTGTCGTATGTGCTGTACACCTCGGGCACCACTGGCAAGCCGAAGGGCGTGCAGCGTGATGTTGGCGGGCAGGCGGTAGCGCTGGCTGCATCCATCGACTATATTTTTTGCGGCAAAGCGGGCGGGACCTTTTTCAGTACGTCCGATATTGGCTGGGTGGTCGGGCATTCTTACATCGTCTATGGGCCGCTGATTGCCGGGATGGCGACGATTATGTACGAGGGATTGCCGATTTCTCCCGATGGCGGTATCTGGTGGAGCATCGTTGAAAAATACAAAGTTACGCAAATGTTTTCTGCGCCGACGGCGATCCGGGTATTAAAAAAGCAGCCGCCGGAGTTATTGCAGAAATACGACGTATCGTCGCTGCAAGCACTATATTTGGCTGGCGAGCCGCTGGATGAAACTACTTCCAGCTGGATTTCTGGGGCGTTGGGCGTGCCGGTATTCGATAATTACTGGCAAACTGAATCCGGCTGGCCGATGATGACAATTGCCAAAAATATCGAAGACAAACCAACCCGTCTCGGCAGCCCCGGGGTGCCCATGTATGGTTATAAAATCCAGCTCGTCAACGAAAACACCGGTGACTTGTGCGCTGCGAATGAAAAGGGCGTGTTAGTGGTCGAAGGACCGTTGCCGCCGGGTTGCCTGCAAACTATTTATGGCGACGATGATCGCTATGTCAGCACTTATTGGTCGAATTTTGAGCGGCAAGTCTATTCAACCTTCGACTGGGGCATTCGCGACGATGATGGTTATTATTTCATTCTGGGACGCACCGATGATGTGATCAATGTCGCCGGCCATCGGTTGGGTACGCGGGAAATTGAAGAGAGTATTTCCAGTCATGCCAATGTATCGGAAGTGGCGGTGGTCGGTATCGAAGATAAACTGAAGGGGCAGGTTGCAGTGGCGTTTGTGATTTTGAAGGATGCCAGCGTGCTGTCCGATGAGGCCGCCCGAGCGAAAATGGAAAAAGAAATCATGGGCGTGGTCGATAAGCAAATCGGCGCAGTGGGCCGCCCGGCAAGGGTTTATTTTGTGAGTTTGTTGCCGAAGACGCGCTCTGGCAAATTATTGCGACGGTCGATACAGGCAATCTGCGAAGGCCGGGACCCCGGCGACTTGACGACGATTGAAGACCCAAGTTCGCTGCAACAAATCCGCGGGGCATTGGCGGTGTAA